A genomic region of Eucalyptus grandis isolate ANBG69807.140 chromosome 5, ASM1654582v1, whole genome shotgun sequence contains the following coding sequences:
- the LOC104446289 gene encoding wall-associated receptor kinase 5-like, producing the protein MKRVEGRTMVIHELLLKVVLLGTIILGPSHNQIAEAADSMTKAGCRSSCGNLLIPYPFGLSDSDPQCRIDRSSFIVYCDNSTSPPIPYMWNKSSNIEILDIFVKDHELRINASIGQDCYNSSGPDENSSYYPRLHQPEFPISSTKNKFTAVGCDTMAFFQDPGGNFSFGCASLCSTNSTVSSGPCSGIGCCQASIPRDTFNYEISIWSFSNHSNVLDFNPCSYAFVAETDVYNFSVSDLSRLKFNESALVLDWAIGNQTCEEAQKNSTSYMCTENTNCTNAENGFGYKCNCLEGYRGNPYLTNGCHDIDECADPKMNKCERKCHNIEGSYTCLCPKGYHGDGKKVGGGGQGCIANSSHLMKIVVGGAVGIIVLLFSIGFLYFGYKERKLIRLKEQYFKQNGGLLLQQQLHERDRTTKTVKIFSAEELEKATANYDKSRIVGQGGYGTVYKGLLPNNMIVAIKKSKLVDQSQIEQFINEVIVLSQINNRNVVKLLGCCLETDVPLLVYEFVDNGTLFDHVHNPNKSSKLSWEMRLRIASETAGVLSYLHSTASTPIIHRDVKSSNILLDANYTARVSDFGASRLVPLDQTQLSTMVQGTLGYLDPEYFHTSQLTEKSDVYSFGVVLVELLTGKKALSFDRPEEERSLAKYFLSSLKNDKLFQIVEEVIANEENNEQVREVANLAKRCLKIKGEERPTMKEVAMELEGLKAMAKHPWVNGIDVNPEEMVSLLEEKPDVYMDSIVTTSTGYADSMKSHVMPLDSSGR; encoded by the exons atgaagAGAGTTGAAGGAAGAACCATGGTCATCCATGAGCTTCTCTTGAAAGTTGTGTTGCTTGGGACCATCATATTGGGTCCATCCCACAATCAAATTGCAGAAGCTGCTGATTCAATGACCAAGGCCGGATGCCGAAGTTCCTGCGGCAATCTATTGATTCCATACCCCTTTGGATTGAGCGACAGTGATCCCCAATGCCGCATCGATCGCTCATCATTTATTGTCTATTGTGATAACTCTACCAGCCCTCCCATACCTTACATGTGGAACAAAAGTTCAAATATCGAAATACTCGACATTTTTGTCAAGGATCACGAGCTGCGCATTAATGCTTCGATCGGTCAAGATTGCTATAACTCTTCTGGCCCTGATGAGAACTCGAGCTATTACCCGCGCTTGCACCAACCTGAATTCCCCATATCCAGCACCAAGAACAAGTTCACCGCAGTCGGTTGCGACACGATGGCTTTTTTCCAAGATCCCGGTGGGAATTTCTCTTTCGGTTGTGCGTCTTTGTGCAGCACCAATTCGACCGTCAGCAGCGGGCCGTGTTCTGGTATTGGTTGCTGCCAAGCAAGCATCCCTAGGGACACCTTCAACTACGAAATCTCCATCTGGAGCTTTTCCAATCATTCGAATGTCTTGGATTTCAATCCTTGTAGCTATGCATTCGTCGCAGAAACTGACGTCTACAACTTCTCAGTTAGTGATCTTTCGCGGCTTAAATTTAATGAGTCCGCTCTAGTTCTCGACTGGGCGATAGGGAATCAAACATGCGAGGAAGCCCAAAAGAACAGCACGAGCTACATGTGCACCGAGAACACCAATTGCACGAATGCCGAAAACGGATTTGGGTATAAGTGCAATTGTTTAGAAGGTTACCGAGGCAATCCTTACCTCACGAATGGTTGTCATG ATATTGATGAATGCGCGGATCCCAAGATGAACAAGTGCGAGAGAAAGTGCCATAATATTGAGGGGAGTTATACATGTCTTTGCCCAAAGGGTTATCATGGTGATGGCAAGAAGGTCGGTGGAGGTGGACAAGGATGCATTGCTAATTCATCACATTTGATGAAGATTGTGGTTg GTGGTGCTGTGGGCATAATAGTGCTGCTTTTCAGCATAGGGTTTCTATATTTTGGATACAAAGAAAGGAAGCTTATCAGGCTCAAAGAACAATACTTCAAGCAAAATGGCGGCTTGCTTTTGCAGCAACAATTACATGAACGTGACAGAACCACAAAAACTGTGAAAATCTTCAGCGCTGAAGAGTTAGAGAAGGCCACTGCCAATtatgacaaaagtagaatcgtCGGGCAAGGAGGATATGGTACTGTTTATAAAGGGTTGTTGCCAAATAATATGATAGTTGCGATTAAGAAGTCTAAACTTGTGGACCAAAGCCAAATCGAACAGTTCATCAATGAAGTTATTGTGCTTTCTCAAATTAATAATCGTAATGTGGTCAAGCTTTTGGGATGTTGTTTGGAAACTGATGTGCCTTTATTGGTGTATGAGTTCGTCGACAATGGAACTCTCTTTGACCATGTCCACAACCCAAATAAATCATCGAAGCTGTCTTGGGAGATGCGGTTGAGAATTGCTTCAGAAACTGCTGGAGTCCTATCATACTTGCACTCCACAGCTTCCACTCCCATTATCCATCGAGATGTCAAGTCATCAAACATCCTTTTGGATGCTAACTACACAGCAAGAGTCTCTGACTTTGGAGCTTCAAGATTAGTCCCACTTGATCAAACACAATTGTCCACCATGGTTCAGGGAACATTAGGATACTTAGACCCTGAGTACTTTCACACAAGCCAATTGACAGAAAAGAGtgatgtttatagctttggGGTTGTTCTAGTTGAGCTATTGACAGGGAAGAAGGCGCTTTCTTTTGACCGACCGGAAGAAGAACGGAGCTTGGCAAAGTACTTTCTTTCATCattgaaaaatgacaaattgttTCAGATTGTTGAGGAAGTTATTGCAaatgaagaaaacaatgaaCAGGTGAGGGAAGTTGCCAATCTTGCCAAGAGATGCTTGAAAATAAAAGGTGAGGAGAGGCCGACCATGAAGGAAGTAGCAATGGAATTGGAGGGGCTCAAAGCAATGGCTAAGCATCCATGGGTCAATGGTATTGATGTGAATCCGGAAGAGATGGTTAGTTTATTAGAAGAGAAGCCCGATGTGTACATGGATAGTATTGTGACCACAAGCACTGGGTACGCAGATAGCATGAAAAGTCATGTCATGCCGCTTGATAGTAGTGGCAGATGA